In Ostrea edulis chromosome 4, xbOstEdul1.1, whole genome shotgun sequence, a single window of DNA contains:
- the LOC125668754 gene encoding mediator of RNA polymerase II transcription subunit 26-like, with product MQHTPQDLKEKLLEALDDDNNVIDMDGVLAVITILETYPITRDVLEQTRIGKYVNELRKKTNNEQLAKRAKKLVRNWQKLINPEVNGDHGGIAPSHPSVAALSGNGSKPSSPALSQKSLSPVVSSQNVVRPSLSKQYPGYKPNTPTQTFNQIVNPNTPKLPQPPRSKPNTPNMSQYLKSGLSPNLSTSDLKGYSKTFPSKVPRLNSVHSSPELSPNVLNSQTDRLSNNGSPSDEVESHGRLLKNLSHESLSSLSGSVKDIPQHSHSMRENGRSLSSYSGSAHDDQSINSKTNVANKKKTRNENQNAVRAPSKSENVSYKTVANGSVAPSPVMFSDRSMHNSSRISPSSSISSDGGGKQHTLPSRRNANLVVSTDTQKSFDKALKTPKVKTTAQLIADLQAKSGGSAVGNRVIHQIETNQIRKESDEPPPVLPPGARPKRRRKHEDLQNSSTPIRPPVNLSQTKRELVENYLESSITPSSAVDMSPFKYELSQSESLGKEESGMDITDSSEIDTNYRPLEVQSKEHDLGDSINTDIVKREESGESKMLTLEEIYDQLRPIDYSSVDFDCMETEEESEPPQEEGVSDGVLERLHNSEWGEVNGLYDINGAWKDWTQTITVASYNDEPLHILPYVLTDD from the exons GTTATCGACATGGACGGAGTGTTGGCCGTCATCACGATATTGGAAACGTACCCGATCACAAGAGATGTGCTGGAG CAAACAAGAATTGGGAAGTACGTTAATGAACTCAGgaagaaaacaaacaatgaaCAATTAGCCAAGAGAGCAAAGAAGCTAGTGAGAAACTGGCAGAAACTTATCAACCCTGAAGTAAATGGAGATCATGGAGGGATTGCACCCAGTCACCCCAGTGTAGCAGCTTTAAGTGGGAATGGTTCCAAGCCCAGTAGTCCAGCACTATCTCAAAAGTCATTATCTCCAGTGGTCAGTAGTCAGAATGTTGTGCGTCCTAGTCTTTCAAAACAGTAtccaggatacaaaccgaacacACCCACCCAGACTTTTAACCAAATTGTGAATCCAAATACTCCCAAACTTCCGCAACCTCCAAGGAGTAAACCGAACACTCCTAATATGTCCCAGTATTTGAAATCGGGACTCTCTCCCAATCTGAGCACGAGTGATCTTAAGGGTTATAGTAAAACCTTCCCTAGCAAAGTTCCAAGGCTAAATTCTGTGCATTCTTCCCCCGAACTATCACCCAATGTGTTGAATTCACAAACTGATCGTTTAAGCAATAATGGCAGTCCTTCTGATGAAGTAGAATCCCATGGAAGGCTGTTAAAAAATTTGTCTCATGAGAGTCTTTCAAGTTTGAGTGGTAGTGTCAAGGATATTCCACAGCACTCACATTCCATGAGAGAAAATGGACGTTCTTTGTCTTCATATTCAGGGTCAGCACATGATGATCAAAGTATAAACTCTAAAACAAATGTTGCAAATAAAAAGAAGACACGAAATGAGAACCAAAATGCTGTTCGAGCTCCCTCTAAAAGTGAGAATGTGTCCTACAAGACAGTTGCCAATGGGTCCGTGGCACCTTCCCCCGTCATGTTCAGTGACAGAAGTATGCACAACTCGAGTCGAATATCACCGTCCTCATCCATTTCCTCTGATGGAGGTGGGAAACAGCATACCTTGCCAAGTCGTCGAAATGCTAATCTTGTGGTCAGCACCGATACTCAAAAGTCCTTTGATAAGGCATTAAAGACACCAAAAGTGAAAACAACTGCACAATTAATTGCAGATCTGCAAGCTAAAAGTGGAGGATCTGCGGTTGGAAATCGTGTGATTCATCAAATTGAAACGAATCAAATTCGAAAGGAAAGTGATGAACCACCTCCTGTTCTACCACCAGGTGCTCGACCCAAACGGAGGCGTAAACACGAAGATCTGCAGAATTCATCCACGCCAATTCGGCCACCAGTTAATCTAAGTCAGACAAAACGGGAACTTGTCGAAAATTATCTTGAGAGCTCTATTACACCTAGCAGTGCTGTGGACATGAGTCCCTTCAAATATGAGCTTTCTCAATCAGAATCTCTTGGCAAAGAGGAATCAGGCATGGACATTACCGACAGTTCAGAGATTGATACAAATTATCGACCACTGGAAGTCCAATCAAAGGAACATGATCTCGGTGACAGCATTAATACAGACATTGTGAAAAGAGAGGAGAGTGGGGAAAGTAAAATGCTTACTCTCGAAGAGATTTATGATCAGTTACGGCCTATTGACTACAGTAGTGTAGACTTTGACTGTATGGAAACTGAAGAAGAGAGTGAACCTCCACAAGAAGAAGGCGTAAGTGATGGGGTTTTGGAGCGTTTGCACAATTCTGAGTGGGGTGAGGTGAATGGGTTGTATGATATCAATGGTGCTTGGAAAGACTGgacacaaacaattacagtgGCATCTTACAATGATGAACCTCTTCATATTCTGCCATATGTTCTCACGGACGACTAG